The following nucleotide sequence is from Anaerolineae bacterium.
GGCGACTGCTGCCGCAAACTTAAAGTTGTCCGACGCCTGCTCAGGCGGCACCGCTTCATCAAGCACCGGCTGCGCCAGCAGGATGCTCTGCTCGCCGTGGGGCAGTTTGTACCGCAATTTCACCGTCATCAACTCGTTGGACTGGGCAGCCTCTTCTGAAAGTTGGGACTCCTGATACTTCAATTCAGGTGTGGGCCGCACCGCCTCGTCCGCACCCGCAGGGATAATCTCGTACAGCGCAGTAACCGAGTGCCCGGCTCCAAGCTCGCCCGCGTCTTTGGTATCGTCGGCAAAGTCCTCTTTAGCCAGCATCCGGTTCTCGTAACCGATCAGGCGATAGGCTTTAACTTTGGCCGGGTTGAACTCTATTTGCAATTTAACGTCTTTGGCAATGGTCAGCAGCGTACCGGCCATTTCGCTGACCAGCACCTTTTTGGCCTCGCGGATATTGTCAATGTAGGCGTAGTTACCGTTGCCTTTATCGGCCAACTGCTCCATCTTAGAGTCCTTGTAATTGCCTGTGCCCAAGCCCAACACGGTCAAAAAGATGCCTTCGTCCCGCTTCTCCTCAATCATGCGCACCAGTTCCGCATCGCTCGAAGGGCCTACATTGAAGTCGCCGTCGGTAGCCAGGATGACCCGGTTGTTGCCGCCGGGGATCAAGTTTTCCTGGGCCACCTGGTAGGCCAACTGGATACCCTGCCCGCCCGCGGTTGAGCCGCCGGCCTCCAACATGTCAATGGCCTGCAAAATGGTGGCCTTATCATCGCCGGAGGTGGGAGGCAGCACCAACCCGGCTGCCCCGGCATACACCACAATCGAAACCGTATCCCGGCCGGTCAATTGCTCCACCAGCAGTTGATACCCCTGTTTTAGCAGGGGCAGCTTGTTTGGCTCGTTCATTGACCCCGACACGTCCAGCAGGAACACCAGGTTGCTGTCGGGCAACTGCCCTTTATCTACCTTGTGCCCCTGCAAGCCAATATGGATCAGTTGGTGGGCCGGGTTCCAGGGGCACTCAGACAGCTCAGTGACCACGGCAAAGGGATGCTCATCTTGCGGGGGGGGATAATCGTAGGTAAAATAATTAATCATCTCCTCAATACGCACCGCGTCCGGGGGTGGCAGTTGAGAGTTGTTAATAAAGCGTCTGACATTACTGTAAGAAGCTGTGTCCACGTCAATAGAAAAGGTAGACAGGGGATTGCTGAGCGCCTCTAAAAAGTCGCTCTCCTCAATAACGTCGTACTCCTCGGTGTTAAAGTCCGGAGGCGGCGCGGCGAGCGGTGGAGCCATCATCTCCTCGGCTTCTTCCATCATTAATAATCCGTCCGGTTCTTCTGCTACCGGCAGCGGTGATGCCGTAGCCAGTGGCAGCGCCGTGGCCTTGACAATTGGCGTTCTGCCCAGCCCCGACTGAAAAGTCAGGTAAGCAAACAGCCCCACAGCCATAGCCAGGCAAAGCACAACCAGGATAACAATCACAGCAATCACTTTTTTATTCATAATGTTCCTCCTTAGGGGCGGTGGTCAGTCACTACTTTTACAGTATAATGCAACTACGCTCAACTGTTGAGCCGGTTTCAGCCAATCTAAATTGACGGACCGCTACCTCTTCCGTATCATAACCAGACAAAGTTATCTCTATATAAAGAAAGGGACAGACCTACGAAACCGCTAAAATTCCTCTTTGTGTACGCCCGTAACTACCTCCGCCCCCTCGGTATCACCGTCATCAGTATGCTGCTGCTGGTGGGG
It contains:
- a CDS encoding VWA domain-containing protein; translation: MAVGLFAYLTFQSGLGRTPIVKATALPLATASPLPVAEEPDGLLMMEEAEEMMAPPLAAPPPDFNTEEYDVIEESDFLEALSNPLSTFSIDVDTASYSNVRRFINNSQLPPPDAVRIEEMINYFTYDYPPPQDEHPFAVVTELSECPWNPAHQLIHIGLQGHKVDKGQLPDSNLVFLLDVSGSMNEPNKLPLLKQGYQLLVEQLTGRDTVSIVVYAGAAGLVLPPTSGDDKATILQAIDMLEAGGSTAGGQGIQLAYQVAQENLIPGGNNRVILATDGDFNVGPSSDAELVRMIEEKRDEGIFLTVLGLGTGNYKDSKMEQLADKGNGNYAYIDNIREAKKVLVSEMAGTLLTIAKDVKLQIEFNPAKVKAYRLIGYENRMLAKEDFADDTKDAGELGAGHSVTALYEIIPAGADEAVRPTPELKYQESQLSEEAAQSNELMTVKLRYKLPHGEQSILLAQPVLDEAVPPEQASDNFKFAAAVAEFGLLLRDSQFKGDATYAQVLALAKAAKGQDETGYRAEFIRLVETAELLQ